In Methylomonas sp. MK1, the following are encoded in one genomic region:
- a CDS encoding multidrug efflux RND transporter permease subunit: MNLSALFIYRPVATTLLTLGLALAGIIAFLQLPVAPLPQVDFPTISVSANLPGASPETMAATVATPLERALGRIAGISEMTSASSLGSTRITLQFDLNRDIDGAARDVQAAINAASSLLPSNLPNRPNYRKVNPADSPILILALTSTALSRGQMYDAASTILAQKISQLPGIGQVNVGGSSLPAVRVELNPGALAQYGIGLDQVAKTINASNANRPKGALERGERHWQIHANDQAEHAADYLPLIVAYRNGAPVRIADLGTAVDSVEDLRSTGLKNGQPAVLLIINKQPGANIIDTVEHVKAMLPQLRALLPAAMELSIVSDRSQTIRASVDEVERSLLIAVVLVILVVLLFLRRLRSTLIPIIAVPVSLIGACAVMYLCDYSLDNLSLMALTIATGFVVDDAIVVLENSSRHIENGVPPFQAALRGAGEVGFTVLAMSLSLIAVFTPILLMGGIVGRLFREFAVTLSAAVLVSLVVSLTVTPMLCARWLEPEAQRRPNRLSAWIELQFQRLHNGYRRSLSWALHHPKLMLIVLLACIGLNIYLYIIVPKGFFPVQDNGRLSGTIQADQSISFQAMQTKLHDFVDILRQDSAVTAVVGFAGGMQNTNSGLMFAVLKPPEQRDAPIAEISQRLREKLADEPGASLFLQPVQDLRIGGRGSAAMYEFALQSEDLSLLREWTPKIVAALRKRPELTDVNTNQQDKGRQISLAVDRDKASSLGVSQAAIDTALNNAFGQRQVSVIYKPLNQYRVVMELAPEYWQDPRTLQQLYVSSSNGKQIPLATLASFQTSNAPLTINHQGQFAAATVSFNLMPGTSLSVATQLIEQTLRDLGTPAAVRGSFQGSAKAFQESLRNQPWLIAAALLSIYIVLGILYESYIHPLTILSTLPSAGVGALLALLACDTEFSIIALIGVILLIGIVKKNAIMMIDFALDAERHHGLSAEEAIFQACLLRFRPIMMTTLAAMLGALPLALGSGYGAELRQPLGISIVGGLLVSQMLTLYTTPVVYLYLDGLSAWGRRFFSKTAKPG, encoded by the coding sequence GTGAACCTCTCCGCGCTGTTCATCTACCGCCCGGTCGCTACGACACTGCTGACGCTGGGCCTGGCGCTAGCCGGCATCATCGCCTTTCTGCAACTGCCGGTCGCGCCTCTGCCGCAAGTGGATTTCCCGACCATCTCGGTATCCGCCAACCTGCCCGGTGCCAGTCCGGAGACCATGGCCGCCACGGTCGCCACCCCGCTGGAACGGGCGTTGGGCCGCATCGCCGGCATCAGTGAAATGACCTCGGCCAGTTCGCTGGGTTCGACCCGAATTACCTTACAGTTCGATTTAAATCGCGACATCGACGGCGCGGCGCGCGACGTACAAGCCGCGATCAATGCCGCCAGCAGTTTGCTACCCAGCAATCTGCCCAATCGGCCCAATTACCGCAAAGTCAATCCGGCCGATTCGCCGATTCTGATTCTGGCACTCACCTCCACCGCCCTCAGCCGCGGCCAGATGTACGACGCCGCCTCGACGATATTGGCGCAGAAAATCAGCCAGCTACCCGGCATCGGCCAAGTCAATGTCGGTGGCAGTTCCTTACCGGCGGTACGGGTGGAACTCAATCCCGGCGCATTGGCGCAATACGGTATTGGCCTGGATCAGGTCGCCAAGACCATCAACGCCAGCAATGCTAACCGGCCAAAAGGCGCGCTGGAACGCGGCGAGCGACATTGGCAAATCCACGCCAACGATCAGGCCGAACACGCCGCCGACTACCTGCCGCTGATCGTTGCTTACCGAAATGGCGCGCCGGTGCGCATCGCCGATCTGGGTACGGCAGTGGATTCGGTGGAAGATCTGCGCAGCACCGGCCTGAAAAACGGCCAACCGGCGGTGTTGCTGATCATCAATAAACAGCCCGGCGCCAATATCATCGACACCGTCGAACACGTCAAAGCCATGCTGCCGCAATTACGAGCGCTGTTGCCGGCAGCGATGGAATTGTCGATTGTCTCGGATCGTTCGCAAACCATCCGCGCCTCGGTCGATGAAGTCGAGCGCAGCCTGTTGATCGCGGTGGTGCTGGTGATTCTGGTGGTATTGCTGTTTCTGCGCCGGCTGCGCTCAACTCTGATCCCGATTATCGCCGTGCCGGTATCGCTGATCGGCGCCTGCGCGGTGATGTATTTATGCGATTACAGCCTGGACAATTTGTCGTTGATGGCTTTGACCATCGCCACCGGTTTTGTCGTGGATGACGCCATCGTGGTACTGGAAAACAGCAGCCGGCATATCGAAAACGGCGTGCCGCCATTCCAGGCGGCGTTGCGCGGCGCCGGCGAGGTTGGTTTTACCGTGCTGGCGATGAGTTTGTCGCTAATCGCAGTATTCACGCCGATATTGTTGATGGGCGGCATCGTCGGCCGGCTGTTTCGGGAGTTTGCCGTGACCTTGTCGGCAGCAGTGCTGGTGTCGCTGGTGGTGTCCTTGACCGTCACGCCGATGCTTTGCGCCCGCTGGCTGGAGCCGGAAGCACAACGCCGGCCCAATCGGTTGTCGGCTTGGATTGAATTGCAGTTCCAGCGCCTTCACAACGGCTATCGCCGCAGTTTAAGCTGGGCACTACACCATCCTAAGCTGATGCTGATAGTGCTGCTGGCCTGCATCGGCTTGAATATCTACCTTTACATCATCGTCCCGAAAGGCTTTTTCCCGGTACAAGACAACGGCCGGCTCAGCGGCACCATCCAGGCCGACCAGAGCATTTCTTTCCAGGCCATGCAGACCAAGTTACATGATTTTGTCGATATTTTACGGCAAGACTCCGCCGTCACTGCGGTGGTCGGCTTTGCCGGCGGCATGCAAAACACCAATTCCGGTTTGATGTTTGCGGTACTCAAGCCACCCGAGCAGCGCGACGCACCGATAGCCGAAATCAGCCAGCGGCTGCGGGAAAAACTGGCCGACGAACCCGGCGCCAGCTTGTTTTTACAGCCGGTGCAGGATTTACGCATCGGCGGCCGCGGCTCGGCGGCAATGTACGAGTTTGCCTTGCAATCCGAAGACTTGAGCCTGCTGCGCGAATGGACGCCCAAAATTGTCGCGGCACTACGCAAGCGGCCGGAGCTAACCGACGTCAACACCAATCAGCAAGACAAGGGCCGGCAAATATCCCTGGCAGTCGATAGAGACAAAGCCTCCAGCTTGGGCGTCAGTCAGGCGGCCATCGATACTGCACTGAACAATGCTTTCGGCCAACGTCAGGTCTCGGTGATTTACAAGCCGCTGAACCAATACCGGGTGGTGATGGAACTGGCGCCGGAATACTGGCAAGACCCGCGCACCCTGCAACAACTTTACGTCAGCTCCAGCAACGGCAAGCAGATTCCACTGGCAACGCTGGCCAGCTTCCAGACCAGCAACGCGCCGTTGACCATCAATCATCAAGGCCAGTTTGCCGCCGCCACCGTGTCGTTTAATTTAATGCCTGGCACCTCGCTGTCCGTCGCCACGCAATTAATCGAACAGACCCTGCGCGACCTCGGCACGCCGGCTGCGGTGCGCGGCAGCTTCCAGGGTTCGGCCAAGGCTTTTCAGGAATCGTTGCGTAACCAACCCTGGCTGATTGCCGCAGCGCTGTTGAGCATTTACATCGTGCTGGGCATACTCTACGAAAGCTATATTCATCCGCTGACCATATTATCCACGTTGCCCTCAGCTGGGGTCGGTGCCTTACTGGCCTTGCTGGCCTGCGATACCGAATTCAGCATCATCGCCTTGATCGGGGTGATTTTGCTGATCGGCATCGTCAAGAAGAATGCGATCATGATGATCGATTTTGCGCTGGACGCCGAGCGCCACCATGGCCTGAGCGCTGAGGAAGCCATTTTCCAAGCCTGTCTATTGCGTTTCCGGCCGATCATGATGACCACGCTGGCGGCGATGCTGGGCGCGCTGCCTTTGGCTTTGGGTTCGGGTTACGGCGCAGAACTGCGCCAGCCCTTGGGGATTTCCATCGTCGGCGGCCTATTGGTCAGCCAAATGCTGACGTTGTACACCACGCCGGTGGTGTATCTGTATTTAGATGGATTAAGTGCCTGGGGCCGCCGATTTTTTAGCAAGACAGCCAAACCAGGTTAA
- a CDS encoding HD-GYP domain-containing protein, translating to MFFKNWWPFRRKLKNQAKKDDSFDVNQRIYTPVSQLTIGMYVIELDRPWLESPFLFQGFELETEADIRAVKDVCQYVYIDATRKRKRPVQAKTTQDSLLSESNIDFGAPPPPKLSVFEKEFARAEHVHKEVGQLVSNFMERIANGEGIDTKAAKEAVAQCVNSILHSPDAFLWLNQLKNKDKYTAQHSLNVCALAIVLGRYLNFSVANLNNVGLCGMMHDMGKMLVPLDILNKPGKLEPDELLIMRSHAALGYELLKSSDQMYPGAIDTAYSHHETLDGKGYPRQIGERGISLFTRMVTIVDMYDAITSDRVYQKGRTHLEATNILANMAGSQLDERLVIKFIECLGVYPPGSIVKMTNGYIAIVVEVNELQKLRPKVIMLLDAQKQRIPERIVNLADMLLDEHGKVLTIKGIVKAQDYDIDIKKYYQQGVLQKGFANDK from the coding sequence ATGTTTTTTAAGAATTGGTGGCCTTTCCGCCGGAAGCTGAAAAATCAGGCAAAGAAGGATGATTCCTTCGACGTCAACCAGCGGATCTACACACCTGTTAGTCAGTTGACAATTGGCATGTATGTCATCGAATTGGACCGGCCTTGGCTGGAGAGCCCGTTTTTGTTTCAAGGATTTGAACTGGAGACCGAAGCCGATATCCGCGCGGTAAAAGACGTTTGCCAGTATGTTTACATCGACGCCACCCGAAAAAGAAAACGCCCTGTCCAAGCGAAAACCACACAAGACAGTTTACTAAGCGAAAGCAATATCGATTTTGGCGCGCCGCCGCCGCCAAAATTAAGCGTTTTCGAGAAAGAATTTGCCCGTGCCGAACACGTTCATAAAGAAGTCGGTCAGTTGGTTTCCAACTTTATGGAACGCATCGCCAATGGCGAAGGCATAGACACCAAGGCCGCCAAAGAAGCGGTCGCGCAATGCGTAAACAGTATTTTGCATTCGCCGGATGCGTTTTTGTGGCTGAATCAGCTAAAGAACAAAGATAAATACACCGCACAACATAGTTTGAACGTTTGCGCCTTAGCGATTGTATTGGGTCGGTACCTGAATTTTTCCGTAGCCAACCTCAACAATGTCGGCTTGTGCGGGATGATGCACGACATGGGTAAAATGTTGGTGCCTTTGGATATTCTGAACAAGCCGGGCAAGTTGGAGCCGGATGAATTATTGATTATGCGCTCGCATGCCGCTTTGGGCTACGAACTGCTGAAATCCAGCGACCAAATGTATCCCGGTGCGATAGACACCGCGTATTCTCATCATGAAACCCTGGACGGCAAGGGCTATCCCCGACAAATCGGCGAGAGAGGTATTTCGCTATTTACCAGAATGGTTACCATCGTTGACATGTACGATGCCATCACCAGCGACAGGGTGTATCAAAAGGGCCGGACTCATCTGGAAGCGACCAATATCCTGGCAAATATGGCCGGCTCTCAACTGGACGAGCGTTTGGTGATCAAATTTATAGAATGTCTCGGCGTTTATCCGCCCGGCAGCATCGTAAAAATGACCAACGGTTACATCGCGATTGTGGTGGAAGTGAACGAATTGCAGAAGCTCCGACCGAAAGTCATCATGTTGCTCGATGCCCAGAAACAGCGGATCCCGGAAAGAATCGTCAATCTTGCGGATATGTTGCTGGACGAACACGGCAAGGTGCTGACTATCAAAGGCATTGTCAAAGCGCAAGATTACGACATCGACATCAAAAAATATTATCAACAGGGCGTATTGCAAAAGGGGTTTGCTAACGACAAATGA
- the nifH gene encoding nitrogenase iron protein: MAKLRQCAIYGKGGIGKSTTTQNLVAGLAELGKKVMIVGCDPKADSTRLILHAKAQNSIMQMAADAGSVEDLELEDVLKVGYRDIKCVESGGPEPGVGCAGRGVITAINFLEEEGAYTDDLDFVFYDVLGDVVCGGFAMPIRENKAQEIYIVCSGEMMAMYAANNIAKGIVKYANSGGVRLAGLICNSRQTAREDELIMELARKMGTHMIHFVPRDNVVQRAEIRRMTVIEYEPEAKQAQEYRDLANKIIVNTNLVIPTPITMDELEDLLMEFGVMEEVDESVVGVTAAAEATA, translated from the coding sequence ATGGCGAAATTACGTCAATGTGCTATTTACGGTAAAGGTGGTATTGGTAAATCTACCACCACGCAAAACCTGGTTGCTGGCTTGGCAGAGCTTGGCAAAAAAGTAATGATCGTCGGTTGCGACCCTAAAGCCGATTCTACTCGTTTGATCCTGCATGCGAAAGCGCAAAACTCTATCATGCAAATGGCAGCCGACGCCGGCAGCGTAGAAGATTTGGAACTGGAAGACGTATTGAAAGTGGGTTACCGCGACATCAAATGCGTTGAATCCGGCGGTCCAGAGCCAGGTGTAGGTTGCGCCGGCCGTGGTGTTATCACCGCGATCAACTTCTTGGAAGAAGAAGGCGCTTATACCGACGACCTAGACTTCGTATTCTACGATGTATTGGGTGACGTTGTATGCGGCGGTTTCGCGATGCCAATTCGTGAAAACAAAGCGCAAGAAATTTACATCGTGTGCTCAGGCGAGATGATGGCTATGTATGCTGCCAACAACATCGCTAAAGGTATCGTGAAATACGCTAACTCAGGCGGCGTACGTTTAGCCGGCTTGATCTGCAACTCACGTCAAACCGCTCGTGAAGACGAACTGATCATGGAATTGGCCAGAAAAATGGGCACTCACATGATCCACTTCGTACCACGTGACAACGTTGTACAACGCGCTGAAATTCGTCGTATGACAGTTATCGAGTACGAACCAGAAGCTAAACAAGCGCAAGAGTACCGCGACCTGGCGAACAAAATCATCGTCAACACAAACCTGGTTATTCCAACTCCAATCACTATGGACGAACTGGAAGACCTGTTGATGGAATTTGGCGTCATGGAAGAAGTGGATGAAAGCGTTGTTGGTGTAACCGCAGCAGCAGAAGCCACAGCTTAA
- the nifD gene encoding nitrogenase molybdenum-iron protein alpha chain: MAAMTREETEALIQEVLEVYPEKAKADRAKHLAINDQSLEKSNKCITSNRKSLPGVMTIRGCAYAGSKGVVWGPIKDMIHISHGPVGCGQYSRAGRRNYYVGTTGVNTFGTMNFTSDFTEKDIVFGGDKKLAKCIDEIETLFPLNKGISIQSECPIGLIGDDIEAVSKVKNKEYNKTIVPVRCEGFRGVSQSLGHHIANDAIRDWVLENRDGDESFPTTPYDVAVIGDYNIGGDAWASRTLLEEMGLRVVAQWSGDGTIAEIEKTPKVKLNLIHCYRSMNYIARHMEEKYNIPWIEYNFFGPTKIAESLRRIAAHFDDTIKEGAERVIERYKAEYDAVIAKYKPRLEGKRVMLYIGGLRPRHVIGAYEDLGMEVVGTGYEFGHNDDYDRTIKEMGNATLLYDDVTGYEFEEFVKRVQPDLVGSGIKEKYIFQKMGVPFRQMHSWDYSGPYHGYDGFAIFARDMDMTINNPCWKSFKAPWKTEATESEPVKAVA, encoded by the coding sequence ATGGCAGCCATGACAAGAGAAGAGACCGAAGCGCTTATTCAAGAAGTGCTGGAAGTCTATCCCGAAAAAGCCAAAGCTGATCGCGCCAAACATTTGGCCATCAACGATCAAAGCTTGGAAAAATCAAATAAATGTATTACGTCCAACCGTAAATCCCTGCCGGGAGTCATGACCATCCGTGGTTGTGCTTATGCCGGTTCCAAAGGGGTGGTTTGGGGTCCTATTAAGGACATGATTCATATTTCTCACGGCCCGGTTGGCTGCGGACAATATTCCCGCGCCGGCCGCCGTAACTATTACGTTGGTACCACAGGCGTCAACACCTTCGGTACGATGAACTTTACTTCGGACTTTACCGAGAAAGACATCGTATTCGGCGGTGACAAAAAACTGGCCAAATGTATCGACGAAATCGAAACTTTGTTCCCGCTCAACAAAGGTATCTCCATTCAATCTGAGTGCCCAATCGGTTTGATCGGCGACGACATCGAAGCGGTTTCTAAAGTTAAAAACAAAGAGTACAACAAAACCATCGTGCCAGTGCGCTGCGAAGGCTTCCGTGGTGTATCTCAATCCTTGGGTCACCATATCGCTAACGACGCAATCCGCGACTGGGTTTTGGAAAATCGCGACGGCGACGAAAGCTTCCCAACCACTCCATACGACGTAGCCGTGATCGGCGACTACAACATCGGCGGCGATGCTTGGGCATCACGTACTTTGCTGGAAGAAATGGGTCTGCGCGTGGTTGCTCAATGGTCCGGCGACGGTACCATTGCCGAGATCGAAAAAACCCCAAAAGTGAAACTGAACCTGATTCACTGCTACCGTTCGATGAACTACATCGCGCGCCATATGGAAGAAAAGTACAACATCCCTTGGATCGAGTACAACTTCTTTGGCCCGACTAAAATCGCCGAGTCTTTGCGCAGAATCGCTGCTCACTTCGATGACACCATCAAAGAAGGTGCTGAGCGCGTGATCGAACGCTACAAAGCCGAATACGATGCAGTCATCGCTAAATACAAACCCCGCCTGGAAGGCAAACGCGTGATGTTATACATCGGCGGTCTGCGTCCTCGCCACGTGATCGGCGCGTACGAAGATTTGGGCATGGAAGTAGTGGGTACCGGTTACGAATTCGGTCACAACGACGACTACGACCGTACCATTAAAGAAATGGGCAATGCGACATTGTTGTATGACGACGTCACAGGCTACGAATTCGAAGAGTTCGTAAAAAGAGTCCAACCTGACTTGGTCGGCTCCGGCATCAAGGAAAAATACATTTTCCAAAAAATGGGTGTGCCTTTCCGCCAAATGCACTCCTGGGATTACTCAGGCCCTTATCACGGCTACGACGGTTTTGCGATCTTTGCCCGCGATATGGACATGACCATCAACAACCCTTGCTGGAAAAGCTTCAAAGCACCTTGGAAAACCGAGGCCACCGAGAGCGAACCTGTTAAAGCGGTTGCGTAA
- the nifK gene encoding nitrogenase molybdenum-iron protein subunit beta, with translation MSQNVDKIEPSYPLFRNDEYKESLANKREQYEERHPQDTIDEVFQWTTTKEYQELNFQREAITVNPAKACQPLGAVLCALGFEKTMPYVHGSQGCVAYFRTYFNRHFKEPISCVSDSMTEDAAVFGGQKNMFAGLENAKALYKPTMIAVSTTCMAEVIGDDLNAFINNAKKEGHVDQDYPVPFAHTPSFVGSHTTGWDNMFEGIARYFTLEKGVMPEGKYEVGSNNKINLVPGFETYLGNFRVIHRMLNEMGVDHTLLSDPTEVLDTPADGHFNMYAGGTTIDEVKDAPNAITTILLQPWQLEKTKKFLETSWKHDAPKLNIPMGLEWTDQFLMKISELTGKPIPKSLEVERGRYVDMMTDSHAWLHGKKFALYGDADFALGMTKFLLEMGAEVTDVLVNHANKRYKKAVEEVLKASPYGQTATVHIGKDLWHFRSLMFTNKPDFMIGNSYGKFIQRDTFYKGEEFEVPLIRIGFPIFDRHHLHRMTTLGYEGGMYLLTTIVNALLEQLDKETKGMGTTDYNYDLIR, from the coding sequence ATGAGCCAAAATGTCGATAAAATAGAACCAAGTTATCCTTTATTCAGAAACGACGAATATAAGGAGAGTCTGGCCAACAAACGCGAACAGTACGAAGAACGTCATCCGCAAGACACGATAGACGAAGTATTCCAATGGACGACCACCAAGGAATACCAAGAACTGAACTTCCAACGCGAAGCGATTACTGTTAACCCTGCAAAAGCTTGCCAACCTTTGGGCGCGGTACTGTGCGCACTGGGTTTCGAAAAAACCATGCCTTATGTGCACGGTTCGCAAGGTTGCGTGGCTTACTTCCGTACTTACTTCAACCGTCATTTCAAAGAGCCTATCTCTTGCGTGTCCGACTCGATGACTGAAGACGCGGCGGTATTCGGCGGTCAGAAAAATATGTTCGCCGGTTTGGAAAACGCGAAAGCCTTGTACAAACCTACCATGATCGCGGTATCGACCACCTGTATGGCGGAAGTTATCGGTGACGACTTGAACGCGTTCATCAACAACGCCAAAAAAGAAGGTCACGTCGATCAAGACTACCCTGTACCATTCGCTCACACTCCTAGCTTCGTTGGTAGCCATACCACCGGTTGGGACAATATGTTCGAAGGCATTGCCCGCTACTTCACCCTTGAGAAAGGTGTGATGCCTGAAGGTAAATACGAAGTTGGCAGTAACAACAAAATCAACTTAGTCCCTGGCTTTGAAACCTATTTGGGCAACTTCCGCGTAATTCACCGGATGCTGAACGAAATGGGCGTCGACCATACCTTGTTGAGCGATCCTACCGAAGTATTGGATACGCCTGCTGACGGTCACTTCAACATGTATGCCGGCGGCACCACCATTGATGAAGTCAAAGACGCGCCGAATGCGATTACGACCATTCTGTTGCAACCTTGGCAATTGGAAAAAACCAAAAAATTCTTGGAAACCAGTTGGAAACATGACGCGCCTAAGCTGAACATCCCAATGGGCTTGGAGTGGACCGACCAGTTCCTGATGAAAATCTCCGAACTGACCGGCAAACCGATTCCAAAATCTCTGGAAGTTGAACGCGGCCGTTATGTTGATATGATGACCGACTCCCACGCTTGGTTACACGGCAAAAAGTTTGCCCTGTACGGTGACGCGGACTTTGCTTTGGGTATGACCAAATTCCTGCTGGAAATGGGCGCCGAGGTAACAGACGTGTTAGTCAACCACGCGAACAAACGTTACAAAAAAGCGGTTGAAGAAGTGTTGAAAGCCTCTCCTTACGGCCAAACAGCTACCGTTCATATCGGCAAGGATTTGTGGCACTTCCGTTCATTGATGTTCACCAACAAACCGGACTTCATGATCGGCAACTCCTACGGTAAATTTATCCAACGCGACACCTTCTACAAAGGCGAAGAGTTCGAAGTACCGTTGATCCGTATCGGCTTCCCCATCTTCGATCGTCACCATCTGCACCGGATGACGACTCTGGGTTACGAAGGCGGTATGTATCTGCTGACCACCATCGTCAACGCCTTGTTGGAACAGCTGGATAAAGAAACCAAAGGTATGGGAACCACCGACTACAACTACGATTTGATTCGTTAA
- the nifT gene encoding putative nitrogen fixation protein NifT has translation MPSVMLRKREDGKLLFYIAKKDLEETIESLEFDSADKWGGEVVLGDGSKYYFDPLSPPPKIPTTLQAKRLSEE, from the coding sequence ATGCCTAGCGTCATGCTCAGGAAACGCGAAGACGGCAAATTGCTGTTCTATATTGCCAAAAAAGACCTTGAAGAAACCATCGAATCCTTAGAATTCGACAGCGCCGATAAATGGGGCGGCGAAGTGGTTTTGGGTGACGGATCCAAATATTACTTTGATCCATTGTCACCTCCGCCTAAAATCCCTACGACGTTACAAGCTAAACGGTTATCGGAGGAATAA
- a CDS encoding 4Fe-4S binding protein has translation MSLYIVAEECISCGDCLPVCPTDSIKEGAIVFEINKKTCTECNGDYDEPQCVKVCPIDNCILPLVA, from the coding sequence ATGTCTCTGTATATTGTTGCCGAAGAATGCATCTCCTGCGGCGATTGCCTGCCGGTATGCCCTACCGACTCCATCAAGGAAGGGGCGATTGTTTTTGAAATCAACAAAAAAACCTGCACCGAGTGCAATGGCGATTACGACGAACCGCAATGCGTCAAGGTTTGTCCGATCGACAACTGCATTCTGCCTTTAGTGGCGTGA
- the nifX gene encoding nitrogen fixation protein NifX → MSQSTLTRELALRIGLAARALPDTPPKLFISVLRACTGTVLNDKSLAELGKAQFQQALNNFGIVADTDSIRESLHILQNAEAQAPKAELAQAIESASSIRIAIGSDDPQLISGHFGSCRQFLVYQIAADDARLIDVRSIDSDAQRQHDDKNVYRAELIADCQVLYIASIGGPAAAKIIKYGIHPVKADQGEAITQIIKQLQIVLAHAPPPWLAKSMGIQPVQRVCFEQES, encoded by the coding sequence ATGAGCCAGTCTACCTTAACCCGGGAACTGGCACTGCGCATCGGGCTTGCGGCTCGCGCCCTGCCCGATACCCCACCCAAGCTGTTTATCTCCGTGCTACGTGCCTGTACCGGCACGGTTTTAAACGACAAAAGCCTGGCCGAACTCGGCAAAGCACAGTTCCAACAAGCCTTGAACAATTTCGGCATCGTGGCCGACACCGACAGCATCCGCGAGTCGTTGCACATCCTGCAAAACGCCGAGGCACAAGCACCAAAAGCTGAACTCGCTCAGGCAATTGAATCGGCCAGCTCGATCCGAATTGCCATCGGCAGCGACGATCCACAGTTAATCAGCGGACATTTCGGCTCATGCCGGCAATTTTTGGTTTACCAGATTGCCGCAGACGACGCCCGTCTCATCGATGTGCGCAGCATCGATAGCGACGCCCAAAGACAGCATGATGACAAGAATGTTTATCGCGCGGAACTGATAGCCGATTGCCAAGTGCTGTATATTGCTTCTATCGGCGGCCCGGCGGCGGCGAAAATTATCAAATACGGCATTCATCCGGTCAAAGCCGATCAGGGCGAAGCCATAACTCAAATTATCAAGCAGCTGCAAATCGTTTTAGCGCACGCTCCGCCACCGTGGCTGGCTAAATCGATGGGCATCCAGCCCGTGCAACGCGTTTGTTTCGAACAGGAATCCTAG
- a CDS encoding DUF6129 family protein, with amino-acid sequence MISPEQLQTIADKINGQDLNETVVSGLRGEYPGVHFTYCMDDDLPNNEPLLEGAGFNLYLVDGREHCLRITDNYENASGIVIAEVIGE; translated from the coding sequence ATGATTAGTCCAGAGCAACTGCAAACCATAGCCGACAAAATTAACGGCCAAGACTTGAACGAAACCGTGGTAAGTGGACTGCGCGGCGAATACCCCGGCGTCCATTTCACCTATTGCATGGACGACGACCTGCCCAACAATGAACCTTTATTGGAAGGCGCAGGCTTCAATCTTTATCTGGTCGACGGCCGCGAACATTGCCTACGGATTACCGATAACTACGAGAATGCCTCCGGCATTGTGATCGCAGAAGTTATCGGCGAATAA
- a CDS encoding 4Fe4S-binding leucine-rich repeat protein, with the protein MAEQDSPVTLPVADCSLCPFRGKTLLMGRCMPGDTCVFINSGRQIDRFFRVNPAYAAHYLQDPFWERRAIAVRYAPLKALSALITDEDEVVRRAVAFRLPAQQLSALIDDPDREVRMTVADRIDLEQLELLADDPDYIVRLMVAKRLAPGRLFRFIKDEDLQVRKRVAERLPEVSLGLMANDLSPDVRRIVAERMAPEDATMLLNDSDWVVRYTAALKVDPAHLAGLADDPEPDVRELVQQRLNSNSTPEADHD; encoded by the coding sequence ATGGCGGAACAAGACAGCCCTGTTACCCTGCCCGTCGCCGATTGCAGCCTCTGCCCATTCCGGGGAAAAACCCTGCTAATGGGCCGTTGCATGCCCGGCGATACCTGCGTGTTCATCAATAGCGGCCGGCAAATCGATCGCTTCTTTCGGGTCAACCCTGCCTATGCCGCACACTATCTGCAAGACCCGTTCTGGGAGCGCCGGGCCATCGCCGTACGTTACGCCCCGCTAAAAGCCTTGTCGGCGCTCATTACCGACGAAGACGAAGTGGTGCGCCGCGCCGTGGCTTTTCGGCTGCCCGCCCAGCAATTAAGCGCCTTGATCGATGACCCGGACCGCGAAGTACGCATGACGGTAGCGGACCGCATCGACCTCGAACAACTGGAATTGCTGGCTGACGACCCAGACTATATCGTGCGCTTAATGGTAGCCAAACGCTTGGCGCCCGGCCGCTTGTTCCGTTTCATCAAAGACGAAGACTTACAAGTACGCAAACGCGTAGCCGAAAGGCTGCCGGAAGTCAGCTTGGGGCTGATGGCCAATGACCTCTCGCCGGACGTGCGCCGCATCGTCGCGGAACGCATGGCCCCGGAAGACGCCACCATGCTGTTAAACGACAGCGATTGGGTCGTGCGCTACACCGCGGCCTTAAAGGTCGATCCGGCACATTTGGCCGGGCTAGCCGACGATCCGGAACCGGATGTCCGCGAACTCGTGCAGCAACGCTTAAATTCAAACTCCACTCCTGAAGCCGATCATGACTGA